Proteins encoded within one genomic window of Choristoneura fumiferana chromosome 28, NRCan_CFum_1, whole genome shotgun sequence:
- the LOC141443979 gene encoding uncharacterized protein: MESTNMTSEWVTTVTIVKEEPVEVPECDVVIEEEPKDYSGALLANRDLKKGDSSPKESEEVNTNSLNKMIEAVPKEDCDAAVEDWPPYPDVKVEVLLDAPPPSGDRHFYPVIRLRHLRQSLQTKLIIIPSQKTAFR; the protein is encoded by the exons ATGGAATCAACAAACATGACAAGCGAATGGGTCACTACGGTAACTATAGTAAAAGAAGAACCTGTTGAGGTCCCAGAGTGTGATGTAGTGATAGAAGAGGAGCCCAAGGACTATTCTGGGGCTCTTTTGGCTAATCGGGACCTTAAAAAGGGCGATAGTTCGCCAAAAGAGTCTGAAGAAGTAAACACAAACTCGCTGAACAAAATGATAGAAGCGGTGCCCAAGGAAGACTGTGATGCTG CTGTTGAAGACTGGCCCCCGTATCCTGATGTCAAAGTGGAGGTGCTCTTGGACGCGCCCCCTCCCTCAGGCGACAGGCACTTCTACCCAGTCATACGTCTGCGACATTTGCGACAAAGCCTTCAAACAAAACTCATCATTATACCATCACAGAAGACTGCATTCCGGTGA